Part of the Magnetococcales bacterium genome is shown below.
ATGAAGAGGATCTCGGAGAGATCCACTTCCACCTCTTGCTCGGAGAGCAGGGGATGGTCGAAATCGATCAGAAAGCTGATGCGCGAGGAGTTGGCGGGCTCGAATATGGCCTTTTTGATGCCGTCGCTGACTTCCACCGGCTTGCGGATGCGGATGTAACGGCGCAGGGCCTTTTGTTCCACGACGCCGGCGCACTGGATGAGGAAGACGAAGGGCGCGGCGCTGCCGTCCATGATGGGGACTTCCTGGCTGTCGAGGTCGACATAGGCGTTGTCCACACCCAGACCGGCGAAGGCGGCCAGCAGATGCTCGACGGTGGAAACCCGCACCCCGTCGGCGTTGGCCAGGGTGGTGCACAGCCGGGTATCCACCACGTTTTCGACCCGGGCGGGGATGATGGCCCCGTTAGCGTCGGTGCGGTGAAAGACGATGCCCGTGTTGGCAGGGGCGGGACGCAGGGACAAATAGGTCTTTTCTCCACAATGGAGGCCGATGCCCGTGCAGCGAATGGTATTTTTCAAAGTACGTTGACGCATTCTTTTTCCGTCCGTTGGTCCAGAATCCATAACGACGGGTTGATACAAAAACCCGATTTTTAGCTGGGAAAGGCTCCTTGTGCAACCCAAAAACGTTCGATGGAGCGGGATCCGTCCCTTTTTCCCTGCGTTATGGAAAATTAAAGCAAGTAATTTGCCAATTATGGAAAATTGGAAGGGCATTTTGCGCTTTTCGGAGCAGGAAATGGCAAATCGGTCGGGATTGAAACGCCATATGAGTAGTATCCTTTATATTTCAATATGATATCCTTTAGAAAGCAAAAAAGGAAAATGTTCGATCCGTTGACTTGTCCGTTGTCATTCTTTTTAAACGATCTGCGCGATTGAGTCGTCGTTTTGCGATGGGCTGTCCGCAAACATGGTGCGATCACCGGAGGAGGGGTCAGGCGGTTGTCACTTCCAAAAAGCGAAAAGGGGAGAAGCCTCAAGCTTCTCCCCTTTTTCCTTCCCGAGGTGTGGGAAGAC
Proteins encoded:
- a CDS encoding UDP-3-O-acyl-N-acetylglucosamine deacetylase, coding for MRQRTLKNTIRCTGIGLHCGEKTYLSLRPAPANTGIVFHRTDANGAIIPARVENVVDTRLCTTLANADGVRVSTVEHLLAAFAGLGVDNAYVDLDSQEVPIMDGSAAPFVFLIQCAGVVEQKALRRYIRIRKPVEVSDGIKKAIFEPANSSRISFLIDFDHPLLSEQEVEVDLSEILFIKEISRARTFGFLKEVESLQSKGLARGGSLDNAIVIGDFRILNEGGLRYENEFVRHKVLDAIGDLFLLGHPIIGHFRGHRAGHALNNQLLRKLLAHEDAWEFVETEVKPQSSPVFHQSHGVHEPVAAFSVG